In one window of Primulina tabacum isolate GXHZ01 chromosome 8, ASM2559414v2, whole genome shotgun sequence DNA:
- the LOC142553067 gene encoding uncharacterized protein LOC142553067, with translation MSTGVDQEENSMKISAFDDQILNFQLQKWWKSLKKKSTLTATALLVFFFLLLLSGLVFSGWLDLARYAGYSSREPFPTLKTTLEFPLDCNTWNGTNACPLRNPISQKFAHNPSKNSQTCPEYFRWIHQDLRHWRQTGITREMVEKARNTAHFRLVIIDGTVYVERFRKSIQSRALFTIWGIVQLARLYPGRLPDFELMFDSDDRPIVKENQFRSPGSEPPPLFRYCSDWRSLDIVFPDWSFWGWAEINIKPWRSVLEEIKEGNKRTKWEDRVPYAYWRGNPHVAPWRGDLMRCNLTQQNDWNTRLYVQDWVAESQQGYKQSSLGDQCTHRYKIYIEGWAWSVSEKYILACDSPTLLMTLRWYDFFIRGMIPQHHYWPVRENDKCKSSKFAVEWGNNHTQKAKAIGEAGSRFIHEDLKMENVYDYMFHLLNEYAKLLKYKPTVPPNVKELCSESMACSADGNWRKFMEESLEKSPRDLSPCTMPPPYEPQEFKAFIDEQEKATREVEAWENEYWNKQNSSK, from the exons ATGAGTACTGGAGTTGATCAAGAAGAGAATTCGATGAAGATATCTGCTTTCGATGATCAGATACTTAATTTTCAGCTACAAAAATGGTGGAAATCGCTGAAGAAGAAGTCTACTTTGACTGCTACAGCGCTTCTTGTTTTCTTCTTCCTCCTCTTACTTTCAGGGCTGGTTTTCTCCGGCTGGCTTGACCTG GCTAGATACGCAGGATATTCCTCTAGGGAACCTTTTCCTACATTAAAAACCACCCTCGAGTTTCCGCTGGACTGCAACACATGGAATGGCACCAATGCATGTCCCCTGAGGAATCCTATTTCGCAAAAATTCGCCCACAATCCCTCGAAAAATTCACAAACCTGCCCCGAGTACTTCCGATGGATCCACCAAGACTTGCGCCACTGGAGGCAGACCGGAATCACGCGTGAAATGGTGGAGAAGGCGCGGAACACCGCGCATTTCAGACTCGTGATCATAGACGGAACAGTTTACGTGGAGAGGTTTAGGAAGTCGATCCAGAGTCGTGCTCTGTTCACGATATGGGGAATTGTGCAGCTGGCGAGGTTGTACCCAGGGAGATTACCGGATTTTGAGCTCATGTTCGACAGTGATGACCGGCCCATCGTAAAAGAGAATCAATTCCGATCACCGGGCTCGGAGCCTCCGCCGCTGTTCCGGTACTGTTCGGATTGGCGGAGCTTGGATATCGTGTTTCCCGATTGGTCATTTTGGGGCTG GGCAGAGATAAATATAAAGCCATGGAGAAGTGTATTGGAAGAGATAAAAGAAGGGAATAAGAGGACAAAATGGGAGGATAGAGTACCCTACGCCTATTGGAGGGGAAACCCACATGTTGCCCCATGGAGAGGGGACCTTATGCGATGCAATCTCACTCAACAAAATGACTGGAACACCCGCCTTTATGTTCAA GATTGGGTGGCGGAATCCCAACAAGGGTACAAACAATCAAGTCTTGGAGACCAATGCACCCACAG GTACAAAATTTATATAGAGGGATGGGCATGGTCTGTGAGTGAAAAGTACATCTTAGCCTGTGATTCCCCGACTTTGCTAATGACACTTCGTTGGTACGATTTCTTCATAAGAGGAATGATCCCTCAGCATCACTATTGGCCAGTTAGGGAAAATGACAAATGCAAGTCCTCCAAGTTTGCTGTTGAATGGGGAAACAATCACACTCAGAAG GCGAAGGCCATCGGGGAAGCCGGGAGCCGCTTCATCCACGAAGATTTGAAGATGGAGAATGTGTATGATTACATGTTTCACCTGCTGAATGAATATGCAAAGCTCTTAAAGTATAAGCCCACGGTTCCTCCAAATGTAAAGGAGCTTTGTTCGGAATCGATGGCGTGCTCTGCGGATGGGAATTGGAGAAAATTCATGGAAGAATCATTGGAGAAGTCCCCGAGGGATTTATCTCCATGCACTATGCCTCCACCTTATGAACCTCAAGAATTCAAGGCTTTTATTGATGAACAAGAGAAGGCAACCAGAGAAGTTGAAGCATGGGAGAATGAGTACTGGAACAAACAAAACAGCAGCAAATAA
- the LOC142553070 gene encoding acetyl-coenzyme A carboxylase carboxyl transferase subunit alpha, chloroplastic-like, translated as MNTLSIIPGNVWRSERQDKNSGNGMTLHFANCEFLPRTCSGPPCKDLKGSSLRNGRIFRISAGIKKWKKHDYPWPDNIDPNSQTPLTYLSNFKPLEEKPKPVTLAFEKPLIDLEQKIIEVQRMADDTGLDFTDQINALELKYEQALKDLYAHLSPIQRLNIARHPNRPTVLDHIINITEKWVELHGDRAGYDDPAIVTGIGSIEGRSYMFIGHQKGRNTKENLMRNFAMPTPHGYRKALRMMKYADHHRLPIVTFVDTPGAYADLKSEELGQGEAIAQNLRTMFGLKVPIITVVTGEGGSGGALAIACSNKLLMLENSAFYVASPEACAAILWKSSQAAPKAAEKLRITAQEHYKLRIADGIIPEPLGGAHADPVWSSQRIKDAILQEMEELTRMNTEELLRHRALKFRAIGVGGFREGVEAEPERKRNMKPSEVNTPMFSDIESELEDLKKTILKAMGPPKSDPVTDQKLEKLEKDLDQEMTKAFISMGLVDQIESLNLELARSTNIDHSTNQELKEKADKIVLEFKKKLSRPRAYLGLKQKLQTLDMVTRLLELKEKNEKLKIELNHKVLPDVKAKMDTLKIGRDKLSKGDSLDENLEKEIEQAKDGIEELLRSANLELVGTTKRGSMTPRTESSEAILKVNREIKEEIEKAIHEKGLVWKMDELKVEAAKDPNSERVMKLGEQIREAVSAALNESPIKENFEKLKMELETSGIEVVEGTVGADNGRS; from the exons atgaataCCTTATCTATTATACCTGGAAATGTCTGGAGATCCGAAAGACAGGATAAGAATTCAGGAAATGGGATGACTTTGCATTTTGCGAATTGTGAATTTTTACCAAGAACTTGTAGTGGCCCCCCTTGTAAAGATTTGAAAGGTTCAAGCTTAAGAAATGGAAGAATTTTTCGTATTTCCGCGGGGATTAAAAAGTGGAAGAAACATGATTATCCATGGCCGGACAACATTGATCCTAATAGCCAGACGCCCTTAACTTATCTTTCAAACTTCAAGCCTCTCGAGGAGAAACCAAAGCCGGTGACACTTGCTTTTGAGAAGCCACTGATTGATTTGGAGCAGAAGATTATTGAG GTGCAAAGAATGGCTGATGATACTGGATTAGATTTTACAGACCAGATCAATGCTTTGGAGTTGAAGTATGAACAG GCTCTTAAGGATTTATATGCACATTTGAGTCCCATCCAACGACTAAACATTGCTCGACATCCAAACAGACCTACCGTACTTGATCATATCATAAACATCACAGAAAAG TGGGTGGAACTCCATGGAGATCGTGCAGGCTATGACGATCCAGCGATTGTGACTGGTATTGGAAGTATAGAGGGTCGAAGCTACATGTTCATAGGCCATCAGAAAGGACGAAATACAAAGGAAAATTTAATGAGGAACTTTGCGATGCCTACTCCTCACGG TTATAGGAAGGCGTTGCGCATGATGAAATATGCTGATCATCACAGACTTCCCATCGTTACATTTGTAGATACTCCTGGTGCCTATGCTGACCTGAAATCTGAGGAACTTGGCCAG GGTGAGGCAATAGCCCAAAATTTGAGGACAATGTTTGGCCTCAAAGTACCAATCATCACTGTAGTAACGGGTGAAGGTGGTTCCGGTGGTGCCCTGGCAATTGCTTGTTCCAACAAGTTGTTGATGCTCGAAAACTCGGCATTCTATGTTGCAAG TCCAGAAGCTTGTGCTGCTATATTGTGGAAGTCCTCACAGGCGGCTCCCAAG GCAGCTGAAAAATTGAGGATCACTGCTCAAGAACATTACAAGCTTCGGATAGCCGACGGTATTATTCCT GAGCCTCTTGGCGGTGCACATGCTGATCCTGTATGGTCATCTCAAAGGATCAAGGATGCTATTCTACAAGAAATGGAG GAATTAACAAGGATGAACACTGAAGAGCTACTGCGACACAGAGCGCTCAAGTTCCGTGCGATTGGAGTAGGAGGATTCAGAGAAGGAGTCGAGGCAGAACCTGAAAGGAAGCGCAATATGAAGCCATCTGAGGTAAATACGCCCATGTTTTCTGATATAGAATCCGAGCTCGAGGATCTCAAGAAAACGATACTCAAAGCAATGGGACCGCCTAAGTCTGATCCAGTCACCGATCAAAAACTCGAAAAGCTTGAAAAAGATCTAGACCAAGAAATGACGAAGGCATTCATCTCAATGGGGTTGGTCGATCAGATTGAATCCCTTAACTTAGAGCTTGCTAGATCCACCAACATCGATCATTCCACAAACCAAGAATTAAAGGAAAAAGCAGATAAAATCGTACTAGAATTCAAGAAAAAACTCTCCCGCCCCCGTGCGTATCTTGGCCTAAAACAAAAGCTCCAAACGCTGGACATGGTCACCAGGCTTCTCGAgttgaaagaaaaaaatgaaaagctAAAAATCGAGCTTAATCACAAAGTTTTACCAGACGTAAAAGCCAAGATGGACACCTTAAAGATCGGAAGAGACAAGCTATCAAAAGGGGATTCATTGGACGAAAATCTTGAAAAGGAGATAGAACAAGCCAAGGACGGGATCGAGGAGCTCCTTAGATCGGCTAACTTGGAGCTCGTGGGAACGACGAAAAGAGGAAGCATGACTCCACGTACCGAATCGAGTGAAGCAATCTTGAAGGTGAATAGAGAGATTAAGGAGGAGATTGAGAAGGCTATACATGAAAAAGGACTCGTTTGGAAAATGGATGAATTGAAAGTCGAAGCTGCGAAGGATCCTAACTCAGAAAGAGTGATGAAACTAGGAGAACAAATAAGGGAAGCTGTCTCTGCTGCTCTGAATGAGAGTCCCATTAAAGAGAATTTTGAGAAGTTGAAAATGGAGTTGGAGACTTCGGGCATAGAAGTCGTGGAAGGGACGGTTGGCGCAGACAATGGGAGATCGTAG
- the LOC142554305 gene encoding uncharacterized protein LOC142554305 encodes MCGAWNGLQALFLKDCPYAYYVHCFAHRLQLTLVSAAKDVSVIWEFFSHLDNIVNIVTSSTKRIVELHTAQRNEIEYMLSIGERDSGSGANQIGNLQRAGATRWSSHYDSVKSLIGMYTATCKVFEVLSDYSPNGRVKAKVRGIYRNMASFEFVFILHLMHKIMRTTDTLCQILQRKSQDILTAITFATTTKTCLQEFRECGWNEFLQEVKVFCSRNEIDVPDLDCLYKIGRSCRQTTIEHHYHFDVFNAAIDFILMELNTRFNESSVELLSLSTALDPKNSFDSFNSDDICKLAKKFYPGDFTDQKIVALEYELIHYKLDVMQNLKVSTLVELCQQLTKSGRSSVYVMLTRLIHLVLTLPVSTATTERAFSAMKHVKTALRNKMEDDFLADCLTLYIERDLAKHIDILILSVGTKINTQIIYPPPKILNFQAIEIPP; translated from the exons ATGTGTGGAGCGTGGAATGGACTTCAAGcattatttctcaaagattgtcCCTATGCATACTATGTCCACTGTTTTGCACATCGTTTACAACTGACATTGGTTTCTGCAGCTAAGGATGTTAGTGTTATTTGGGAATTCTTTTCTCATTTGGACAATATTGTTAATATTGTCACTTCTTCTACTAAGCGCATTGTTGAATTACATACTGCACAGAGAAATGAAATTGAGTATATGTTGTCAATTGGAGAACGTGATTCTGGAAGTGGTGCAAACCAGATTGGTAATTTGCAACGAGCAGGAGCTACTCGTTGGAGTTCTCACTATGATTCAGTAAAAAGCTTGATAGGTATGTACACTGCAACTTGCAAAGTTTTTGAAGTTCTCAGTGATTATTCTCCAAATGGAAGAGTTAAGGCTAAAGTTCGGGGGATTTACAGAAACATGGCAAGCtttgaatttgtgtttattttgcacttaatgcataaaattatgagaacaaCAGATACTCTTTGTCaaattcttcaaagaaaatctcaaGACATTTTGACTGCTATCACATTTGCCACTACTACCAAAACTTGCCTTCAAGAATTTAGAGAATGTGGGTGGAATGAATTTCTTCAGGAAGTTAAAGTTTTTTGCTCAAGAAATGAAATTGATGTACCTGACCTTGATTGTCTATATAAGATTGGACGTTCATGTCGGCAAACTACAATAGAACATCATTACcactttgatgtttttaatgcagCAATAGATTTCATTTTGATGGAGTTAAATACTCGGTTCAATGAGTCATCGGTGGAACTTCTTTCTCTTAGTACAGCTTTAGATCCTAAAAATTCATTTGACTCATTTAACAGTGATGATATTTGCAAGCTTGCGAAGAAGTTTTATCCTGGAGATTTCACAGATCAAAAAATTGTTGCTTTGGAGTATGAATTGATACATTATAAACTTGATGTGATGCAGAATTTAAAGGTTTCTACACTTGTTGAGTTGTGTCAGCAATTGACCAAGAGTGGACGGTCAAGTGTTTATGTTATGTTGACTAGATTGAttcatcttgttttgacattacCTGTGTCTACTGCCACTACTGAGCGGGCTTTTTCAGCAATGAAGCATGTGAAGACGGCACTTCGCAATAAAATGGAGGATGACTTTCTTGCCGATTGTTTGACACTCTATATTGAACGAGATTTAGCTAAACATATTGAT ATATTAATCTTATCTGTTGGAACCAAAATTAATACACAAATTATTTATCCCCCACCCAAAATCTTGAATTTCCAGGCCATTGAAATTCCGCCGTAG
- the LOC142553071 gene encoding LIM domain-containing protein PLIM2c-like isoform X1, with protein MAAFTGTLDKCKACEKTVYFIDLLTTDGAIYHKSCFKCSHCKGTLVMSNYSSMDGVLYCKPHFEQLFKESGNFSKNFQTSAKPERENSLTRVSSKVSAMFSGTVDKCPACNKVVYPLEKMTMEGESFHKSCFKCAHGGCPLTHSSYAALDGILYCKVHFQQLFMEKGNYQHVINAATNKKSGVELVESEAEAAHDNKPKEEESDAKSEHESESEKAQEQS; from the exons ATGGCAGCATTTACAGGAACTTTGGATAAGTGCAAGGCTTGTGAAAAGACGGTTTATTTCATTGATTTGTTGACTACGGATGGAGCAATTTACCATAAATCGTGTTTCAAATGCAGCCACTGCAAAGGAACTCTTGTG ATGAGCAACTACTCTTCAATGGATGGAGTTCTGTACTGCAAGCCACATTTTGAACAACTTTTCAAGGAGTCTGGAAACTTTAGCAAGAATTTTCAAACTT CAGCAAAACCTGAGAGAGAAAATTCGCTG ACAAGGGTGTCTAGCAAGGTCTCTGCCATGTTCTCTGGGACTGTAGATAAATGTCCAGCTTGTAATAAAGTTGTTTACCCCCTGGAGAAG ATGACAATGGAGGGAGAATCCTTTCACAAGTCATGCTTCAAGTGTGCACATGGAGGTTGTCCTCTCACGCACTCGTCCTATGCTGCATTGGATGGGATCTTATACTGCAAGGTCCATTTTCAACAGTTATTCATGGAGAAAGGAAACTACCAACATGTCATAAATGCTGCCACGAATAAAAAGAGTGGTGTAGAGCTCGTGGAGTCCGAGGCTGAGGCCGCCCACGACAACAAGCCAAAGGAGGAAGAGAGTGATGCGAAATCTGAACATGAATCAGAATCCGAGAAGGCACAAGAACAATcttag
- the LOC142553071 gene encoding LIM domain-containing protein PLIM2c-like isoform X2 produces the protein MAAFTGTLDKCKACEKTVYFIDLLTTDGAIYHKSCFKCSHCKGTLVMSNYSSMDGVLYCKPHFEQLFKESGNFSKNFQTSKPERENSLTRVSSKVSAMFSGTVDKCPACNKVVYPLEKMTMEGESFHKSCFKCAHGGCPLTHSSYAALDGILYCKVHFQQLFMEKGNYQHVINAATNKKSGVELVESEAEAAHDNKPKEEESDAKSEHESESEKAQEQS, from the exons ATGGCAGCATTTACAGGAACTTTGGATAAGTGCAAGGCTTGTGAAAAGACGGTTTATTTCATTGATTTGTTGACTACGGATGGAGCAATTTACCATAAATCGTGTTTCAAATGCAGCCACTGCAAAGGAACTCTTGTG ATGAGCAACTACTCTTCAATGGATGGAGTTCTGTACTGCAAGCCACATTTTGAACAACTTTTCAAGGAGTCTGGAAACTTTAGCAAGAATTTTCAAACTT CAAAACCTGAGAGAGAAAATTCGCTG ACAAGGGTGTCTAGCAAGGTCTCTGCCATGTTCTCTGGGACTGTAGATAAATGTCCAGCTTGTAATAAAGTTGTTTACCCCCTGGAGAAG ATGACAATGGAGGGAGAATCCTTTCACAAGTCATGCTTCAAGTGTGCACATGGAGGTTGTCCTCTCACGCACTCGTCCTATGCTGCATTGGATGGGATCTTATACTGCAAGGTCCATTTTCAACAGTTATTCATGGAGAAAGGAAACTACCAACATGTCATAAATGCTGCCACGAATAAAAAGAGTGGTGTAGAGCTCGTGGAGTCCGAGGCTGAGGCCGCCCACGACAACAAGCCAAAGGAGGAAGAGAGTGATGCGAAATCTGAACATGAATCAGAATCCGAGAAGGCACAAGAACAATcttag
- the LOC142553072 gene encoding bifunctional protein FolD 4, chloroplastic-like isoform X2, with amino-acid sequence MAAAATTSASTAFSSTTDCCNQVAKRVFRITALQVASTRRPSAFKSVRTINTNACITASRCSLSGFAKTATITASAKIIDGKSVAKEIRDEIAIEISRMKDSIGVVPGLAVILVGDRKDSATYVRNKKKSCESVGIKSFEVHLAEDSSEQEVLKYISGFNDDPSVHGILVQLPLPSHMNEQNVLNAVCIKKDVDGFNPLNIGHLAMRGREPLFVPCTPKGCIELLRRYGVVIKGKRAVVIGRSNIVGMPAALLLQREDATVTIVHSRTKNPEEITREADIVISAVGQPNMVRGSWIKPGSVVIDVGINPVEDATSPRGYRLVGDVCYEEASQMASAITPVPGGVGPMTIAMLILNTLVAAKRANNFK; translated from the exons ATGGCCGCTGCCGCCACTACATCAGCGTCCACCGCTTTCAGCTCCACCACCGATTGCTGCAATCAAGTGGCCAAAAGAGTGTTCCGAATCACTGCTCTTCAGGTGGCCTCGACTCGACGGCCCTCCGCCTTTAAGAGTGTAAGAACGATCAATACGAATGCGTGTATCACCGCCTCACGGTGTTCCCTCTCTGGTTTTGCGAAGA CTGCAACCATCACGGCTTCTGCGAAGATCATTGATGGAAAATCAGTTGCCAAAGAAATCAGAGATGAAATTGCTATTGAGATATCTAGGATGAAAGATTCCATAGGGGTCGTTCCTGGACTGGCAGTCATTCTCGTCGGGGACAGGAAGGATTCTGCTACTTATGTGCGCAACAAGAAGAAATCATGTGAATCTGTTGGGATCAAGTCATTTGAAGTGCATTTGGCTGAAGACTCCTCGGAACAAGAAGTGCTCAAGTATATCTCAGGCTTCAATGATGATCCTTCGGTTCATGGtatccttgttcagttgcctctACCTTCT CATATGAATGAGCAGAATGTCTTGAATGCTGTTTGTATTAAGAAAGATGTCGATGGATTCAACCCTCTTAATATTGGTCATCTAGCCATGAGAGGTCGAGAGCCATTATTTGTTCCTTGTACTCCCAAAGGATGTATAGAGTTATTGCGTAGATATGGTGTTGTGATCAAGGGGAAGAGGGCGGTTGTAATTGGCAGGAGTAATATTGTCGGGATGCCTGCTGCCCTCTTATTGCAA AGGGAAGATGCCACAGTCACTATTGTCCATTCAAGAACAAAAAACCCAGAGGAGATCACAAGAGAAGCAGACATCGTTATCTCAGCTGTGGGGCAGCCAAACATGGTGAGGGGTAGCTGGATCAAGCCTGGCTCTGTTGTCATTGATGTTGGAATAAATCCAGTTGAG GATGCTACGAGCCCTCGAGGTTATCGACTTGTTGGAGATGTTTGTTATGAGGAGGCAAGCCAGATGGCTTCTGCTATAACCCCTGTTCCTGGGGGAGTTGGCCCTATGACTATAGCTATGCTTATCTTAAACACCCTTGTCGCAGCAAAGAGAGCTAACAACTTCAAATGA
- the LOC142553072 gene encoding bifunctional protein FolD 4, chloroplastic-like isoform X1, producing the protein MAAAATTSASTAFSSTTDCCNQVAKRVFRITALQVASTRRPSAFKSVRTINTNACITASRCSLSGFAKMWSYLSHSAGSAAATITASAKIIDGKSVAKEIRDEIAIEISRMKDSIGVVPGLAVILVGDRKDSATYVRNKKKSCESVGIKSFEVHLAEDSSEQEVLKYISGFNDDPSVHGILVQLPLPSHMNEQNVLNAVCIKKDVDGFNPLNIGHLAMRGREPLFVPCTPKGCIELLRRYGVVIKGKRAVVIGRSNIVGMPAALLLQREDATVTIVHSRTKNPEEITREADIVISAVGQPNMVRGSWIKPGSVVIDVGINPVEDATSPRGYRLVGDVCYEEASQMASAITPVPGGVGPMTIAMLILNTLVAAKRANNFK; encoded by the exons ATGGCCGCTGCCGCCACTACATCAGCGTCCACCGCTTTCAGCTCCACCACCGATTGCTGCAATCAAGTGGCCAAAAGAGTGTTCCGAATCACTGCTCTTCAGGTGGCCTCGACTCGACGGCCCTCCGCCTTTAAGAGTGTAAGAACGATCAATACGAATGCGTGTATCACCGCCTCACGGTGTTCCCTCTCTGGTTTTGCGAAGA TGTGGTCTTATCTTTCTCATTCGGCGGGTTCTGCAGCTGCAACCATCACGGCTTCTGCGAAGATCATTGATGGAAAATCAGTTGCCAAAGAAATCAGAGATGAAATTGCTATTGAGATATCTAGGATGAAAGATTCCATAGGGGTCGTTCCTGGACTGGCAGTCATTCTCGTCGGGGACAGGAAGGATTCTGCTACTTATGTGCGCAACAAGAAGAAATCATGTGAATCTGTTGGGATCAAGTCATTTGAAGTGCATTTGGCTGAAGACTCCTCGGAACAAGAAGTGCTCAAGTATATCTCAGGCTTCAATGATGATCCTTCGGTTCATGGtatccttgttcagttgcctctACCTTCT CATATGAATGAGCAGAATGTCTTGAATGCTGTTTGTATTAAGAAAGATGTCGATGGATTCAACCCTCTTAATATTGGTCATCTAGCCATGAGAGGTCGAGAGCCATTATTTGTTCCTTGTACTCCCAAAGGATGTATAGAGTTATTGCGTAGATATGGTGTTGTGATCAAGGGGAAGAGGGCGGTTGTAATTGGCAGGAGTAATATTGTCGGGATGCCTGCTGCCCTCTTATTGCAA AGGGAAGATGCCACAGTCACTATTGTCCATTCAAGAACAAAAAACCCAGAGGAGATCACAAGAGAAGCAGACATCGTTATCTCAGCTGTGGGGCAGCCAAACATGGTGAGGGGTAGCTGGATCAAGCCTGGCTCTGTTGTCATTGATGTTGGAATAAATCCAGTTGAG GATGCTACGAGCCCTCGAGGTTATCGACTTGTTGGAGATGTTTGTTATGAGGAGGCAAGCCAGATGGCTTCTGCTATAACCCCTGTTCCTGGGGGAGTTGGCCCTATGACTATAGCTATGCTTATCTTAAACACCCTTGTCGCAGCAAAGAGAGCTAACAACTTCAAATGA
- the LOC142553074 gene encoding (+)-neomenthol dehydrogenase-like, with the protein MAENSNKKYAVVTGANRGIGFEICRQLASIGITVVLTARDEKRGLEAVEKLNEESGLSAFVIFHQLDVMDSESVASLAEFVKSQFGKLDILVNNAGILGAIVDGDTFRAAIKAVRAGTDRAKINWNAKSSMTCDLAMEALQTNYYGAKRTTEALLPLLQSSPSPRIVNVSSSMGKLKSIPNEWAKGVLNDAENLTEERIDRVLGEFLKSLKEGSLEAKGWPQFLGAYILSKAAMGAYTRILARKYPSFRINCLCPGFVSTELNFNTGILTIEEGAEGPVMLALLPDDGPSGLFFLRKEVSSFEE; encoded by the exons ATGGCGGAGAACTCAAACAAGAA GTATGCTGTGGTTACTGGCGCCAACAGAGGGATTGGATTTGAGATCTGCAGGCAGTTGGCGTCTATAGGGATCACTGTAGTGTTGACGGCTAGAGATGAGAAAAGGGGACTCGAAGCTGTTGAAAAGCTGAATGAAGAATCCGGGCTTTCTGCTTTCGTGATTTTTCATCAGCTCGATGTGATGGATTCGGAAAGCGTTGCTTCGCTTGCTGAATTTGTAAAGTCTCAATTCGGAAAGCTTGATATTCTG GTGAACAATGCAGGGATTCTTGGAGCCATAGTCGATGGGGATACTTTCCGGGCTGCAATCAAGGCCGTCCGCGCCGGG ACAGACAGAGCGAAAATCAATTGGAATGCCAAATCTTCTATGACTTGTGATCTGGCCATGGAAGCTCTTCAAACAAATTACTATGGTGCAAAAAGGACCACTGAAGCTCTGCTTCCCCTTCTCCAGTCTTCTCCTTCGCCAAGAATCGTTAACGTTTCGTCTTCAATGGGCAAGTTAAAG AGCATACCGAATGAATGGGCTAAAGGGGTACTCAACGATGCTGAAAATCTTACAGAAGAGAGGATCGACCGAGTATTGGGCGAATTCTTGAAAAGTTTGAAGGAGGGGTCATTAGAAGCTAAAGGCTGGCCGCAATTTCTCGGTGCTTACATTTTGTCGAAAGCAGCCATGGGTGCATATACGAGGATTTTAGCTAGAAAGTACCCAAGTTTTCGGATAAATTGCTTGTGTCCGGGATTCGTCTCGACAGAGCTTAACTTCAATACTGGCATATTGACGATCGAAGAGGGTGCGGAAGGCCCGGTGATGCTGGCGCTGTTGCCCGATGATGGCCCGTCTGGCTTGTTCTTTCTCCGCAAAGAAGTGTCGTCTTTCGAAGAATGA